A part of Actinobaculum sp. 313 genomic DNA contains:
- a CDS encoding AAA family ATPase, whose protein sequence is MTKIRRIERIENYRIFQNWKPSSGIEFARVNLIYGQNGSGKSTLASLFADCAANATVGTKSRGGGNNEADAGLQLLVANDAGESPSLIGMDDPEFWARVRVFNKDFVRRNLRFEEPDGPQPEALLTVGERLADAEEQLTKLRRELDDAQTEAKKAATDVGRVEKQMGSLLTRTAKSVTDSLLGTKVTEYNPRSYKKPRAEQVLNDFAHDPSIFDSASTELDVDRKIATSEAMTPVSLGTRGKVLAQDGVNHARELLGRDVVIQVIEELREHPERATWVQRGISLHEYLEDCLFCGQPLTAGRRTELSAHFDDSLKKLQTAIDSLVADFNNSVTASDDYLKAIPADASVYPDLKSALQQARAAYQREHAAYAETVATIIAALKEKRDNPFNSIAVDSELTLTVPEIAELQKIVADHREKVSKHDEEARQAARRVELHHVKEAAGDFVLYRRTREELERTRNVKTKRVDQLKGQIASLENVDGDPIPGAEDLTGYVGRLLGRDELTFNAAPDGQHYVITRSGVPASHLSEGEQTAIALLYFLLSVREDKIRGDKPIVIIDDPVSSLDSSILFGASAHLWTEFVVKAHTSQVFLMTHNFELFRQWLVQMERVPDKTRNKAGGYGVFEIKARYVGGKDGEIRRVPEMRPWNLKDRQTQKLRSQYHFLFSQVASALEAARDDLSLAEQMEITALMPNAARRMLESFLSFRQPDKMGSFHGSMSAALAEKRSMVQDEDRELDPAVRTYVERYLHTYSHFEEGDISRPLDPSESAAVLTSLFALMHYLDPEHLRLMCSTFGLDPKKLRELPNMSAGKKG, encoded by the coding sequence ATGACCAAGATCCGCAGAATCGAACGGATTGAGAACTATCGCATATTCCAGAACTGGAAGCCTAGCAGTGGCATCGAGTTCGCCCGAGTTAACCTCATCTACGGCCAGAACGGCAGTGGTAAGAGTACGCTGGCGAGTCTCTTTGCCGACTGCGCGGCTAATGCAACCGTGGGAACCAAGTCTCGTGGCGGTGGTAACAATGAGGCAGATGCCGGTTTGCAGCTACTTGTGGCCAATGATGCGGGGGAATCTCCCTCTCTGATCGGGATGGACGATCCTGAATTCTGGGCTCGAGTGAGGGTCTTCAACAAGGACTTCGTTCGGAGGAATCTTCGGTTTGAGGAACCAGATGGCCCGCAGCCTGAGGCGCTGCTCACCGTTGGTGAGCGGCTTGCCGATGCCGAGGAGCAGTTGACGAAACTTCGCCGTGAGTTAGACGACGCGCAAACCGAGGCGAAAAAAGCGGCTACGGACGTGGGGCGAGTCGAGAAGCAAATGGGGTCACTCCTGACTCGGACCGCAAAGTCAGTGACCGACTCTCTGCTCGGTACTAAAGTGACCGAATACAACCCGCGCAGTTATAAGAAGCCGAGGGCGGAGCAGGTGCTCAACGACTTCGCGCATGATCCAAGCATATTCGACAGTGCGTCGACGGAACTCGACGTGGACCGAAAGATAGCGACCAGCGAGGCAATGACTCCGGTGTCCCTAGGTACGCGCGGTAAGGTTTTGGCGCAAGATGGCGTCAACCATGCCCGCGAGCTTCTCGGTCGAGACGTTGTCATACAAGTGATTGAGGAACTCCGCGAGCACCCCGAGCGGGCAACATGGGTACAGCGAGGCATTTCGTTGCACGAATACCTTGAAGACTGCCTGTTTTGTGGTCAGCCTCTGACCGCAGGGCGACGCACGGAGCTTTCGGCACACTTCGATGACTCGCTTAAGAAGCTTCAGACGGCAATTGACTCACTGGTGGCCGATTTCAATAATTCCGTCACTGCCTCTGATGACTATTTGAAAGCTATCCCCGCCGATGCATCAGTATACCCAGATCTGAAAAGTGCTCTTCAGCAGGCTCGTGCCGCCTATCAACGAGAGCATGCCGCTTACGCCGAAACCGTTGCGACGATCATCGCAGCGTTGAAAGAGAAGCGAGACAACCCGTTCAACAGTATCGCAGTTGACTCTGAGCTCACACTGACTGTTCCTGAAATCGCAGAGCTTCAGAAGATTGTTGCCGACCATAGGGAGAAAGTCAGTAAACATGACGAGGAAGCACGTCAGGCGGCTCGACGGGTTGAATTGCATCACGTTAAGGAGGCCGCCGGTGACTTTGTCCTCTACAGGAGAACGCGCGAGGAGCTTGAGAGAACCCGCAATGTGAAAACAAAGCGGGTTGACCAACTTAAGGGGCAGATTGCGTCGCTAGAGAATGTGGACGGCGATCCGATACCTGGAGCGGAAGATCTGACAGGTTACGTCGGCAGGCTCCTTGGTCGTGACGAACTCACGTTCAATGCCGCGCCTGACGGTCAGCATTACGTCATCACACGTAGCGGTGTGCCTGCCAGTCATCTCAGTGAAGGGGAACAGACGGCTATCGCCCTCCTGTACTTCCTTTTGAGCGTGAGGGAAGACAAAATCCGTGGAGATAAGCCCATAGTCATCATCGATGATCCGGTTTCTAGCTTGGACAGCAGTATTCTCTTTGGTGCGTCTGCGCACTTATGGACGGAGTTCGTGGTTAAGGCCCACACAAGCCAGGTCTTTTTGATGACGCACAACTTTGAGCTGTTTCGCCAATGGCTAGTCCAGATGGAACGTGTGCCTGATAAAACTCGGAACAAGGCCGGCGGCTACGGTGTATTTGAAATAAAAGCACGCTATGTCGGTGGCAAGGATGGCGAAATACGCCGAGTTCCCGAGATGAGGCCTTGGAACCTGAAGGATCGACAGACGCAGAAGCTGCGGTCGCAGTATCATTTCCTTTTCTCGCAGGTCGCAAGTGCACTAGAAGCGGCTCGTGATGACTTGAGCCTCGCCGAACAGATGGAAATAACGGCACTTATGCCAAATGCGGCGAGACGGATGCTGGAGTCATTTTTGAGTTTTCGGCAGCCCGATAAAATGGGGTCATTTCATGGGTCGATGAGTGCTGCATTGGCTGAAAAACGTAGCATGGTGCAAGACGAGGACAGAGAACTGGATCCCGCTGTGCGGACGTACGTAGAGCGCTACCTACATACTTATTCGCATTTTGAAGAAGGGGATATCTCACGTCCACTTGACCCAAGTGAGTCAGCGGCTGTCCTGACGTCACTTTTTGCACTCATGCACTATCTCGATCCAGAGCACCTTAGGCTCATGTGCAGTACGTTCGGACTTGACCCCAAGAAACTGCGAGAGCTTCCCAACATGAGTGCGGGAAAGAAGGGTTAG
- the pglX gene encoding BREX-1 system adenine-specific DNA-methyltransferase PglX: METTPLRNFATWARIELRSQVGARVTAVLAPGSSARTEHAGAVRMLESEIGRAGGGTVGKEAVIDRVAYTWFNRIIALRFMDANGYTDAGVVSPRVGQSSGQPEILADAKRGVFDSTISPAVVDAVTRLLDGSRPSADPQGEAYTLLLTEYCRNWHKSMSFMFAPDGDYTELLVPGNLLADGSILARVIAALTSEACKDVEAIGWLYQFYISERKKEVFERFAKKQKAGAAEIPAATQLFTPDWIVRYLVQNSVGRLWMLNHPDSRLIDHMDYYIEPADGEHDFLRITEPEQLTVMDPCCGSGHMLTYAFDLLYAIYEEEGYAPSEIPSLILEHNLHGTEIDPRAAALAAFALMMKARSRQRRFLREPVQPHIRVIEPVEFSNEELDQLVSAEGSDQADRQFWQSFIHADVLGSLIVPDAAALPGARERLAALEADTLDAADLHARAGRVVIQAEYLTRSYAVVATNPPYMGSGKMGSLLSTWVKKHHPQAKSDLFAAFIERSLRFTDAEHGLVAMITMQAWMFLGSYEKLRRRILHDAPPVTMLHLGERAFDLIGGEVVSTTAFVLEPGRNTDEPCQYFRVVPGGSEAEKEHLFRRALAGATDLRFFARPQTLLTLPGGRMAYWLSPAMTRAFTIGKPLSEVAAPKQGLATADNARFLRQWFEVSHSRTCFDADSRGAAAASGAKWFPHLKGGEFRKWWGNQDYVVNWEHDGAEIQDFRDANGKQKSRPQNIDSYFKPAISWSNVSSGEPSFRYYEQGSIFGHVGQALFPSKTLSR; this comes from the coding sequence ATGGAAACAACACCACTGAGGAACTTCGCCACATGGGCTCGCATTGAATTGAGATCCCAGGTCGGCGCTCGCGTTACTGCTGTTCTTGCCCCCGGTTCGTCGGCTCGTACCGAGCACGCTGGCGCCGTCCGGATGCTGGAATCCGAAATCGGCAGAGCTGGTGGCGGCACCGTAGGAAAAGAAGCGGTCATCGATCGAGTCGCCTACACCTGGTTCAACCGCATCATCGCCTTGCGTTTCATGGATGCCAACGGCTATACCGATGCCGGAGTTGTCTCGCCGAGAGTTGGTCAGTCATCCGGACAGCCGGAAATCCTGGCCGACGCAAAACGCGGTGTTTTCGATTCCACGATTTCACCCGCGGTCGTGGATGCAGTAACCCGACTCCTTGACGGCTCCAGGCCTAGTGCCGATCCGCAGGGCGAGGCTTACACGTTGCTACTCACTGAGTACTGCCGGAACTGGCACAAGTCGATGAGTTTCATGTTCGCCCCCGACGGCGACTACACTGAGTTGCTTGTTCCCGGAAACCTGCTTGCAGACGGCTCCATCCTTGCCCGAGTGATCGCTGCCTTGACCTCGGAAGCCTGTAAGGACGTTGAAGCCATCGGCTGGCTCTATCAGTTCTATATCTCGGAGCGGAAGAAAGAGGTCTTCGAAAGGTTCGCGAAGAAGCAGAAGGCGGGGGCAGCGGAGATTCCGGCGGCGACGCAGTTGTTCACCCCGGATTGGATTGTGCGCTACCTGGTGCAGAACTCGGTGGGTCGGCTGTGGATGCTCAACCATCCGGACTCCCGCCTGATCGACCACATGGACTACTACATTGAGCCCGCTGACGGCGAGCACGATTTCCTGCGGATCACCGAGCCGGAGCAGTTGACGGTCATGGATCCGTGCTGCGGCTCGGGGCACATGCTCACCTACGCCTTTGATCTGCTCTACGCAATCTATGAGGAGGAGGGCTATGCGCCCTCGGAGATCCCCTCGCTGATCCTCGAGCACAACCTGCACGGCACGGAGATTGATCCGCGCGCCGCGGCACTGGCAGCCTTCGCCCTGATGATGAAGGCCCGCTCGCGGCAGCGTCGCTTCCTGCGTGAGCCCGTGCAGCCGCATATTCGCGTGATCGAGCCGGTGGAGTTCAGCAACGAGGAGCTGGACCAGCTTGTCAGCGCGGAAGGCAGCGACCAGGCGGACCGACAATTCTGGCAGAGCTTCATCCACGCCGACGTGCTGGGCTCTCTCATCGTTCCCGACGCCGCGGCCCTACCCGGCGCCAGGGAGCGACTGGCGGCGCTCGAGGCGGACACCTTGGACGCCGCGGATCTGCACGCGCGCGCCGGACGGGTGGTGATCCAGGCGGAATACCTGACTCGCTCCTACGCCGTGGTGGCGACAAACCCACCGTACATGGGTAGTGGCAAGATGGGTTCGCTGCTGTCCACCTGGGTGAAGAAACACCACCCGCAGGCAAAGTCCGACCTGTTCGCTGCCTTCATCGAGCGGAGTCTGCGGTTTACAGACGCCGAGCACGGCCTGGTCGCCATGATCACCATGCAGGCCTGGATGTTCCTCGGCTCCTATGAGAAGCTGCGCCGACGCATCCTGCACGACGCCCCGCCGGTGACCATGCTGCACCTGGGCGAGCGGGCATTTGACCTGATCGGTGGGGAGGTCGTCTCAACCACCGCCTTCGTCCTGGAGCCTGGCCGAAACACCGACGAGCCCTGCCAGTATTTCCGGGTTGTTCCCGGCGGCTCGGAGGCCGAAAAGGAGCACCTGTTCAGACGAGCCCTGGCCGGGGCAACCGATCTGCGTTTCTTCGCCCGCCCCCAAACGCTGCTTACCCTCCCAGGAGGACGGATGGCCTACTGGCTGTCGCCAGCTATGACGCGCGCCTTCACCATCGGTAAGCCGCTCAGCGAGGTCGCCGCCCCGAAGCAGGGCCTGGCTACCGCCGACAATGCCCGTTTCCTGCGCCAGTGGTTCGAGGTCTCCCACTCCCGCACCTGCTTCGATGCCGATTCGCGCGGGGCGGCCGCCGCCTCCGGCGCCAAGTGGTTCCCGCATCTCAAGGGCGGTGAGTTCCGCAAGTGGTGGGGCAACCAGGACTACGTTGTCAATTGGGAGCATGACGGCGCAGAAATCCAAGACTTCCGTGACGCCAACGGCAAGCAGAAGTCGCGCCCGCAGAACATCGACTCCTACTTCAAGCCCGCCATCTCCTGGTCAAACGTGTCTTCCGGAGAACCAAGTTTCCGCTATTACGAGCAAGGGAGCATCTTCGGCCACGTCGGTCAGGCCTTGTTCCCCAGCAAGACACTGAGCCGCTGA
- the brxC gene encoding BREX system P-loop protein BrxC gives MLLNEIFTKNVQRPIEGVIKADDADHLETEVDEYVLTNEITGGLGNLLEAYTNYTNANGVWISGFFGSGKSHLLKILAHLLGDVEGQNYSRTSVSRSITAKVESDEMLVSSLAKAEHIPAKSLLFNIDQKATLISKDQTDALLRVFVKVFDESRGYYGNQGHVARFERDLDNRGQLDAFKAAYARISGRDWAHGREEGVLEEGNVAKAYAEITGESEGTPTNILTKYRSEYKVSIEDFAEEVKAWLDRQPSGYRLNFFVDEVGQFIGSNTQLMLNLQTIAESLNTKCRGRAWVFVTSQEDMEKVIGDRTKSQGNDFSKIQARFATRVKLTSADVEEVIRKRLLMKNEVGAEQLKDLYAGEKANFKTLFDFVDGAKRYRNYADQDHFVGTYPFVSYQFPLFQSAIESISDHNVFEGRNSSVGERSMLAVVQQVVKKVGDKQVGALASFDQMFAGIRASLKSAAQRSIDVAERNLDDELAIRLLKTLFLVKYVDDFKPTARNLTILVYDGFDRNLPDLAREVKSSLALLETQNYVQRAGEEYEYLTDEEQAIEAEIKNVDIDPSEVSSRLNKIISGDIIRTAKIRYTKNGQDFPFGFKLDDQVYGKQQELTLHFISPEYPGSPEEIRMHSAGKDELRVVLEPDERVMSDLRLLIRTEKYIKRKQTSSTSSTANEQRILQVKATQNGEREKELVERVRRAVGSGSLVINAADIPSSSEDAFARVAEAFQVLISRTYTQLALLEGRTYSEQQIADYTYPDGASLLDASSFSLLRQPGEEVQSFLLRRDDLGEQVTVKSIVDCFQGKPYGWDLASIEVVIAWLVGTAKASLTLDSNVLKRGEAAAALRNTQKHGHTVVTLQKDFDSRQVGAFRKFCMDFFDDPTVPKDPLELAQFGARELRAKLDDLKKLVADEQYPFMSQLNKPITLLEKVVGQKDDWYLTEFTHADELLEAKEDIIDPIIAFYQGSQRKIYDDARTFMEQNRTNLTYLVESSDAAVVEGLADPEIFRGTKTNKLKEAVLALRSRIDDELAAHRTRADEILVSRQEQLRGTKIYQEAPAEAQQEVDQRIADLRRRVNGVEQIAEVNEIARAFEDEEYARIIDDLESASQGKQPGLRVVREEEVDSQPPRLAKQTVSIKRIGVTGVPGLLESEADVDNYLDALRAALLNVLTDGKRISL, from the coding sequence ATGCTGCTCAATGAGATTTTCACAAAGAATGTCCAGCGCCCCATTGAGGGTGTTATCAAGGCCGACGACGCCGACCATCTGGAAACCGAAGTCGACGAATACGTTCTGACCAATGAGATCACCGGCGGGCTGGGGAACCTGCTCGAGGCGTATACGAACTATACGAATGCCAACGGTGTGTGGATCTCAGGTTTCTTCGGTTCCGGCAAATCACATCTGCTGAAGATACTCGCCCACCTACTGGGTGACGTTGAAGGGCAGAACTACTCGCGCACGAGTGTGAGCAGGAGTATTACCGCAAAGGTTGAGAGCGATGAGATGCTTGTCTCCTCTCTCGCGAAAGCGGAGCACATTCCCGCCAAGAGCCTGCTGTTCAACATAGACCAGAAGGCAACCCTCATCTCAAAGGACCAGACGGATGCTCTGCTGAGAGTCTTCGTGAAGGTATTCGATGAGTCTCGTGGTTATTACGGCAACCAAGGCCACGTTGCTCGCTTCGAACGCGATCTGGACAACCGCGGTCAGTTAGATGCATTCAAGGCCGCATATGCCAGGATCTCTGGCCGGGACTGGGCGCATGGTCGGGAAGAGGGCGTGCTAGAAGAAGGCAATGTTGCCAAGGCTTATGCAGAGATCACGGGCGAGAGTGAAGGCACTCCGACCAATATACTCACCAAGTACCGCAGTGAGTACAAGGTCTCAATTGAGGATTTTGCCGAAGAGGTGAAGGCGTGGCTAGATCGCCAGCCCTCGGGCTATCGCTTGAACTTCTTTGTGGATGAAGTGGGGCAGTTTATTGGGTCGAATACGCAGCTAATGCTCAACTTGCAGACAATTGCCGAGTCTCTAAACACGAAGTGTCGGGGCCGGGCATGGGTGTTTGTGACCAGTCAAGAGGATATGGAGAAGGTGATAGGTGATCGTACGAAGTCTCAAGGCAACGACTTCTCCAAGATCCAAGCGCGCTTTGCCACGCGTGTGAAGCTGACCTCGGCCGACGTTGAAGAGGTAATCCGGAAGCGCTTGCTGATGAAGAACGAGGTCGGTGCGGAGCAGTTGAAGGACCTCTACGCGGGAGAAAAGGCCAACTTCAAGACCCTATTCGACTTTGTCGACGGCGCCAAGAGGTACCGTAACTACGCCGACCAGGATCACTTTGTTGGCACCTACCCCTTTGTTTCCTACCAGTTCCCGCTCTTTCAATCGGCAATTGAGTCAATCTCGGACCACAACGTATTCGAGGGGCGGAACTCTTCGGTAGGGGAGCGTTCCATGCTCGCGGTCGTCCAACAGGTTGTGAAGAAAGTCGGTGACAAGCAAGTTGGGGCGCTGGCCAGTTTCGACCAGATGTTTGCAGGTATTCGGGCCTCTTTGAAGTCCGCGGCGCAGCGTTCCATTGATGTCGCTGAGCGTAATCTGGATGACGAATTAGCCATCCGACTGCTCAAGACCCTCTTCCTGGTCAAGTATGTGGATGATTTCAAGCCCACAGCGCGGAACCTAACGATCTTGGTCTACGACGGTTTTGACCGCAATCTTCCTGATCTAGCTAGGGAGGTTAAATCCTCCCTAGCTCTATTGGAAACACAGAACTATGTGCAACGTGCAGGAGAGGAGTATGAGTATCTAACTGATGAGGAGCAGGCGATCGAGGCTGAGATCAAGAATGTTGACATCGATCCGTCTGAAGTCTCATCTCGGCTTAATAAGATCATCTCAGGTGACATCATCAGAACCGCGAAGATCCGGTACACGAAGAATGGTCAGGACTTCCCTTTCGGCTTTAAACTCGATGATCAAGTCTATGGCAAGCAGCAGGAACTGACGTTGCACTTTATTAGCCCCGAGTATCCTGGTAGCCCGGAAGAAATCCGGATGCACTCGGCTGGCAAGGATGAACTGCGGGTGGTGCTTGAACCTGATGAGCGAGTGATGAGTGACTTGCGGCTCCTAATTCGCACTGAGAAATACATCAAACGCAAGCAGACCAGTTCCACGTCTAGCACTGCGAATGAACAACGCATCCTACAAGTGAAGGCTACCCAGAATGGTGAGAGGGAGAAAGAGCTCGTCGAGCGCGTTCGCCGGGCGGTCGGAAGCGGATCGCTGGTCATCAATGCCGCCGACATTCCATCCTCCTCGGAGGATGCTTTCGCGAGGGTTGCCGAGGCTTTTCAGGTGCTGATATCTCGCACATACACCCAGTTGGCTTTGTTAGAGGGACGGACGTACAGCGAACAGCAAATCGCTGACTATACGTATCCGGATGGGGCCAGCCTTTTGGATGCTTCGTCGTTTTCACTCCTCAGACAGCCGGGAGAAGAAGTTCAGTCGTTTCTACTGCGACGGGACGATCTCGGCGAACAGGTGACGGTCAAGTCAATTGTCGACTGTTTTCAAGGCAAACCATATGGCTGGGACCTTGCCTCAATCGAGGTAGTTATTGCGTGGCTGGTGGGCACCGCGAAAGCGTCGCTCACACTGGACTCCAATGTACTCAAGCGTGGCGAAGCCGCGGCAGCGTTGCGCAATACACAGAAGCATGGTCATACGGTCGTGACTCTGCAAAAGGACTTCGATAGTCGGCAAGTCGGTGCCTTCCGCAAGTTCTGCATGGATTTCTTTGATGATCCGACGGTTCCCAAGGATCCGCTGGAGTTGGCACAGTTCGGAGCGAGGGAGCTTCGCGCGAAGCTTGACGACCTCAAGAAGCTAGTTGCGGATGAGCAGTATCCGTTTATGAGCCAGCTCAACAAGCCGATCACGCTGCTTGAAAAGGTTGTTGGCCAGAAAGATGACTGGTACCTGACCGAGTTCACACACGCGGACGAGCTGTTGGAAGCAAAGGAAGACATCATCGATCCGATCATCGCCTTCTATCAGGGGAGCCAACGAAAGATCTATGATGATGCGAGAACCTTCATGGAGCAGAATAGAACCAACTTGACGTACCTCGTTGAAAGTAGCGATGCGGCCGTGGTTGAAGGACTGGCCGATCCGGAAATATTCCGCGGCACGAAGACAAACAAACTGAAAGAGGCGGTGCTCGCACTTCGGTCGAGGATCGACGACGAGCTTGCGGCGCACCGCACCCGAGCAGATGAGATTCTTGTCTCCCGGCAAGAACAGTTGCGTGGCACCAAGATCTATCAAGAGGCTCCTGCTGAGGCGCAACAGGAAGTGGATCAGCGTATCGCAGATTTGCGTAGACGCGTCAACGGCGTGGAGCAAATTGCGGAGGTCAATGAGATCGCTCGCGCTTTCGAGGACGAAGAGTATGCGCGTATCATCGATGACCTTGAGAGTGCCTCGCAGGGAAAACAGCCCGGGCTGCGTGTGGTACGGGAGGAAGAGGTCGACTCGCAACCCCCACGGTTGGCAAAACAAACAGTCAGCATCAAGAGGATCGGTGTCACCGGGGTTCCTGGCCTGCTTGAGAGCGAAGCAGATGTTGACAACTACCTAGATGCCTTACGAGCAGCGCTTCTCAACGTACTCACCGATGGCAAACGTATCTCCCTCTGA
- a CDS encoding DUF1788 domain-containing protein, whose protein sequence is MTPTDLASQENHLFEAMSSARFLQGEGLSNEVPFFIYPYAPEDAIAVAGARKRIANRLRKEGIAVGVVDLYDLSIEILKRRGVWERLIALEPEQDKNDFRELLQGMLDPEAHLAPEIKKLVDTDSDIVFLTGIGEVFPYIRSHSVLNNLQSVVKKPLLMFFPGRYEQSETLGSSLVLFGRLKDDQYYRAKNILEQEP, encoded by the coding sequence ATGACACCTACAGATCTCGCTTCTCAGGAGAACCACCTCTTTGAGGCCATGTCGAGTGCGCGTTTCCTGCAAGGGGAGGGACTCTCCAACGAGGTTCCGTTTTTTATCTACCCTTATGCGCCAGAGGATGCAATCGCGGTAGCTGGGGCTCGCAAACGTATTGCCAACCGACTTCGGAAGGAAGGCATCGCGGTTGGTGTGGTCGACCTATACGACCTGTCAATTGAGATTCTTAAAAGGCGCGGTGTATGGGAGCGCCTTATCGCTTTGGAACCTGAGCAGGATAAGAATGACTTTCGTGAACTGCTGCAAGGCATGCTCGATCCGGAGGCTCACCTTGCTCCTGAGATCAAGAAGCTCGTTGATACTGACTCCGACATCGTGTTTCTCACTGGTATAGGCGAAGTGTTCCCCTACATCCGTTCTCACAGTGTGCTGAACAACTTGCAATCTGTGGTGAAAAAGCCCTTGCTGATGTTCTTTCCCGGACGTTACGAGCAATCCGAGACTCTCGGTTCCTCGTTGGTGTTATTCGGACGGTTGAAAGATGATCAGTACTACCGCGCTAAGAACATTCTGGAACAGGAACCGTGA
- a CDS encoding DUF1819 family protein: MISQTSDRGRYALSFTSGSLLAREACIAAALYLDLRDWQDARAQLTQQNLLQTRTTSSAVRLARETVQRLAVFSIDELTALVDASPSDRGLLLWVAACRRYAFIGDFAEEVVRERYLLLTPRLGHDEFDSFVNGKALWHPELTELRESTRKKLRSNVFRMLTEAGLLESGLIQHAIPSENVQNLLQARNPSDLRFLPIRIPVEATR, from the coding sequence GTGATATCGCAGACCAGTGACCGCGGACGTTACGCCTTGTCTTTCACTAGTGGTTCTCTCCTTGCGCGTGAGGCATGTATTGCAGCGGCTCTTTATCTGGATTTACGTGACTGGCAAGATGCTCGCGCTCAGCTAACGCAACAGAACCTGCTGCAAACCCGTACTACCTCCTCCGCTGTCCGGCTGGCGCGTGAAACCGTTCAACGTCTCGCCGTCTTCAGTATCGACGAGCTTACGGCTCTTGTAGATGCTAGTCCGAGCGACCGCGGTCTGCTTCTATGGGTGGCGGCCTGCCGTCGCTATGCCTTCATAGGGGACTTCGCCGAAGAAGTGGTACGCGAACGTTATCTTCTACTCACACCGCGGCTTGGGCATGACGAGTTTGACAGTTTTGTCAATGGCAAAGCATTGTGGCATCCAGAGCTGACGGAACTCAGGGAATCAACGCGCAAGAAGCTCCGTTCGAATGTGTTCCGTATGCTCACGGAGGCGGGCCTCCTAGAGAGCGGGCTCATCCAACACGCAATTCCCTCCGAGAATGTTCAGAATCTTCTTCAGGCTCGCAATCCGAGCGACCTTCGCTTCCTGCCGATACGCATTCCCGTGGAGGCGACACGATGA
- a CDS encoding ATP-binding protein has product MNTFTPLHKALGLQPGPLTDSILDQAIEGQVEEAEDLDWKRELPPSKGIAQTDVPKDIAAMANSGGGMIVYGVEEESKAATGRCDVGDFTERHESAYRSVAVTAISPPVFGLEIIKLGKQGRRAVAVIVPASVDGPHLIYKGEYFGAPIRNDADTVWMRERQIETMYRARFDERRHANEALDELYDEIAQNRDARDRAWLIAVARPRIPGVPERLSRQEAQAIFREAAGITLSFSHNNAWHPLEGFRAHGRSQDYGV; this is encoded by the coding sequence ATGAATACTTTTACACCGTTGCATAAGGCCCTGGGACTGCAACCCGGGCCACTGACAGATAGCATCTTGGACCAAGCAATCGAGGGACAGGTGGAAGAGGCCGAGGATCTCGATTGGAAACGGGAACTTCCACCGTCTAAAGGCATCGCGCAAACGGACGTACCCAAGGATATCGCTGCGATGGCAAACAGCGGCGGCGGAATGATCGTCTACGGAGTCGAGGAAGAATCCAAGGCTGCCACGGGGCGATGCGACGTCGGCGATTTCACTGAGCGGCATGAAAGTGCCTACCGCAGCGTTGCCGTCACCGCGATATCCCCTCCGGTCTTCGGCCTGGAAATCATAAAGCTTGGCAAACAAGGTCGCCGCGCCGTGGCGGTCATTGTACCGGCGAGCGTCGACGGTCCGCATCTCATTTACAAGGGCGAGTACTTTGGCGCACCAATCAGAAACGACGCTGATACGGTATGGATGCGGGAACGGCAGATTGAAACAATGTACCGTGCGCGATTCGATGAGCGCAGGCACGCAAACGAAGCACTCGACGAGTTATACGACGAGATCGCTCAGAACCGTGATGCGAGAGACCGCGCGTGGCTCATCGCAGTCGCACGTCCGCGCATTCCGGGCGTTCCAGAGCGACTGAGTCGGCAGGAAGCGCAGGCAATCTTTCGTGAAGCGGCAGGGATAACGCTGTCTTTTTCGCACAACAACGCCTGGCACCCATTGGAGGGGTTCAGAGCGCATGGCCGCAGCCAGGACTACGGCGTATGA